The genomic window GTAATCATACTTTAAAATTTATGGGAGGATTAGTATCATCAGATGGATTTTCGGGTAATCCGTTATTTACGGATGGTAAAGGATATTTTTCATCAACTTCGGATTGCAAGCTTGCAATTTTTTCTTTTTGTTTTACGATTAAACGGGCAATCTGCTGATCCGTCCATTCCTTTCCCATAAATTTAGAAAAAATCCAGACATTACTTGTATGAACCAGAAGGACAAAGAACC from Aquimarina sp. ERC-38 includes these protein-coding regions:
- a CDS encoding 2TM domain-containing protein, whose product is MFSKKKDKPKIDPVEKEMYEYAHKRAVQKKRLFRHFLIFIIGSVFLIFLNLVLSIGASVKIAGLDWYVVAILFWFFVLLVHTSNVWIFSKFMGKEWTDQQIARLIVKQKEKIASLQSEVDEKYPLPSVNNGLPENPSDDTNPPINFKV